From the Leifsonia sp. AG29 genome, one window contains:
- a CDS encoding ATP-binding cassette domain-containing protein: MESAIAEQERSARQPVLSLKGISKGFGAVQALTDIHLDVYPGEVVALVGDNGAGKSTLVKILAGVHPQDTGTITFDGQEVSIASPSASRELGIATVFQDLALCDNLDVVSNLFLGREISRGTLDEEEMEKRSWSLLRQLSARIPSVRIAVASLSGGQRQTVAIARSLIGDPRVVILDEPTAALGVAQTAEVLNLIERLRERGLGVILISHNMADVQAVADRVAVLRLGRNNGDFRVPDVSYEEIISAITGATDNVVVRRAERLMEAEEAPERSPEA; encoded by the coding sequence ATGGAATCCGCGATCGCGGAACAGGAGAGGTCAGCCCGCCAGCCCGTCCTGTCCCTCAAGGGCATCTCGAAGGGCTTCGGCGCCGTGCAGGCGCTCACCGACATCCACCTCGACGTCTACCCCGGCGAGGTGGTCGCGCTCGTCGGCGACAACGGCGCCGGCAAGTCGACCCTCGTCAAGATCCTTGCGGGCGTGCACCCGCAGGACACCGGCACCATCACCTTCGACGGCCAGGAGGTGAGCATCGCCTCCCCCTCGGCGTCGCGCGAGCTCGGCATCGCGACCGTGTTCCAGGACCTCGCCCTGTGCGACAACCTCGACGTCGTCTCGAACCTCTTCCTCGGCCGCGAGATCAGCCGCGGGACGCTCGACGAGGAGGAGATGGAGAAGCGCTCCTGGAGCCTGCTCCGGCAGCTGTCCGCGCGCATCCCCTCGGTCCGCATCGCCGTCGCCTCCCTCTCGGGCGGCCAGCGGCAGACCGTCGCGATCGCGCGCTCGCTCATCGGCGACCCGCGCGTCGTCATCCTGGACGAGCCGACCGCCGCCCTGGGCGTCGCCCAGACCGCCGAGGTGCTGAACCTCATCGAGCGGCTGCGCGAGCGCGGGCTCGGCGTGATCCTGATCAGTCACAACATGGCCGACGTGCAGGCCGTCGCCGACCGGGTGGCGGTGCTGCGGCTCGGCCGCAACAACGGGGACTTCCGCGTCCCCGATGTCAGCTACGAGGAGATCATCTCGGCGATCACCGGCGCCACCGACAACGTCGTGGTCCGGCGCGCCGAGCGGCTCATGGAAGCCGA
- a CDS encoding ABC transporter substrate-binding protein: protein MKIATKRAVIASAAILLTAVTLTACSNGSGNSSSGNNTSGASTAQIGLLLPDSVTARYESADKPFFEAKVKELCSGCKVLYANADGDASKQQQQAESMLTQGVKVLVLDPFDGEAAASIVGEAKAKKVPVISYDRLINSPDLNYYISFDNEKVGKLQATALVDKLKKDGVASGSGILMVNGSPTDNNATLFKKGAHSVIDSSGYKVLAEFDTPGWDPAKAQDWVSGQVSQFKDQIKGVYAANDGTGGGAIAAMKAANVSPLPPVTGQDAELAGIQRILAGDQYMTVYKALKPEAEQAATLAIALTKGQKPSEQTTDVQTAGGAKIASILLTPVAVTTDNIESTVVKDQFYGPDSVSKICTPDYKAACDKYGIK from the coding sequence ATGAAGATCGCCACCAAGAGAGCGGTCATCGCATCCGCAGCGATCCTGCTCACCGCCGTCACCCTCACAGCCTGTTCGAACGGGTCCGGCAACAGCAGCTCGGGGAACAACACGTCCGGCGCGTCGACCGCGCAGATCGGGCTCCTCCTCCCCGACTCCGTCACCGCCCGGTACGAATCGGCCGACAAGCCGTTCTTCGAGGCCAAGGTCAAGGAGCTCTGCTCCGGCTGCAAGGTCCTCTACGCGAACGCCGACGGCGACGCCAGCAAGCAGCAGCAGCAGGCCGAGTCCATGCTGACCCAGGGCGTGAAGGTCCTCGTCCTCGACCCGTTCGACGGTGAGGCCGCGGCCTCGATCGTCGGCGAGGCGAAGGCCAAGAAGGTCCCGGTCATCTCCTACGACCGCCTCATCAACAGCCCCGACCTGAACTACTACATCTCGTTCGACAACGAGAAGGTCGGCAAGCTGCAGGCGACCGCGCTGGTCGACAAGCTGAAGAAGGACGGCGTGGCCTCGGGCAGCGGCATCCTGATGGTCAACGGCTCGCCGACGGACAACAACGCCACCCTGTTCAAGAAGGGCGCGCACAGCGTCATCGACTCCAGCGGCTACAAGGTGCTCGCCGAGTTCGACACCCCAGGATGGGACCCCGCGAAGGCCCAGGACTGGGTGTCCGGCCAGGTCTCGCAGTTCAAGGACCAGATCAAGGGCGTCTACGCCGCGAACGACGGCACCGGCGGTGGCGCGATCGCGGCCATGAAGGCGGCCAACGTCAGCCCGCTCCCCCCGGTCACGGGTCAGGACGCTGAGCTCGCGGGCATCCAGCGGATCCTCGCCGGCGACCAGTACATGACCGTCTACAAGGCGCTGAAGCCGGAGGCGGAGCAGGCGGCCACGCTCGCCATCGCTCTGACCAAGGGCCAGAAGCCGTCCGAGCAGACCACGGACGTCCAGACGGCGGGCGGCGCGAAGATCGCGTCGATCCTCCTGACGCCGGTCGCGGTGACCACCGACAACATCGAGTCGACGGTCGTCAAGGACCAGTTCTACGGCCCCGACTCCGTCTCGAAGATCTGCACCCCGGACTACAAGGCGGCGTGCGACAAGTACGGCATCAAGTAA
- a CDS encoding ROK family transcriptional regulator, which produces MATQRRTPGSQTSLREANRARIVDAIKKHGGLTQVELAGATGLSPATVSNIVKELSGSGVLHTTQSIRSGRRAQHVTLAHALGLVVGVHFSTRHLRVALADVAHTVVAENHMPLAKDHRADNELDKVSMLLTDMLDSVDATRDDLLAVGIALPAPVDRATGTTARSGIMRGWDGVVVADAMERRVKRPVFVDNAANLTALAESRFGAGRGKRTTVTLDIGDGIGAGLLLNGQLFRGTNGVAGEFGHTTIRENGPLCRCGNRGCLEAIAGGPAILDELRDHLGSLKLGDVVIQAMAGDARCIRAIADAGRHIGVATANLCNLIDPERVIVAGELSRAGELLLGPLRHAVERSIIVNQDLMPDIVQAQLGPRAAALGAVAYAVDCVSVTPTAAVSA; this is translated from the coding sequence GTGGCAACGCAGCGGCGAACTCCGGGCTCGCAGACTTCACTTCGTGAAGCCAACCGGGCCCGCATCGTCGACGCCATCAAGAAGCACGGCGGCCTGACGCAGGTCGAGCTCGCGGGGGCGACGGGCCTCTCCCCCGCCACCGTCTCCAACATCGTGAAGGAGCTGTCCGGCTCCGGCGTCCTGCACACCACGCAGAGCATCCGCAGCGGGAGGCGCGCCCAGCACGTCACGCTGGCCCACGCGCTCGGGCTCGTCGTCGGCGTCCACTTCTCGACCCGGCACCTGCGCGTCGCCCTCGCCGATGTCGCCCACACGGTGGTCGCCGAGAATCACATGCCCCTCGCCAAGGACCACCGGGCCGACAACGAGCTCGACAAGGTCTCGATGCTGCTCACGGACATGCTCGACTCGGTGGATGCGACCCGCGACGACCTGCTCGCCGTCGGCATCGCGCTCCCCGCTCCGGTCGACCGTGCGACCGGCACGACGGCGCGCAGCGGGATCATGCGCGGGTGGGACGGCGTCGTCGTGGCGGACGCCATGGAGCGCCGTGTGAAGCGGCCGGTCTTCGTCGACAACGCCGCCAACCTGACCGCTCTCGCCGAGTCGCGGTTCGGGGCCGGGCGCGGGAAGCGCACCACGGTGACGCTCGACATCGGCGACGGCATCGGCGCCGGGCTCCTCCTGAACGGCCAGCTGTTCCGCGGCACCAACGGGGTGGCCGGCGAGTTCGGCCACACGACGATCCGCGAGAACGGCCCCCTGTGCCGCTGCGGCAACCGCGGCTGCCTGGAGGCGATCGCCGGCGGCCCCGCGATCCTCGACGAGCTGCGCGACCACCTCGGCAGCCTCAAGCTCGGCGACGTCGTCATCCAGGCCATGGCGGGCGACGCCCGGTGCATCCGGGCCATCGCCGACGCCGGGCGGCACATCGGGGTCGCGACGGCCAACCTCTGCAACCTCATCGACCCCGAGCGCGTGATCGTCGCCGGCGAGCTCTCGCGGGCCGGTGAGCTCCTCCTCGGGCCGCTCCGGCACGCCGTCGAGCGCTCGATCATCGTGAACCAGGACCTCATGCCGGACATCGTGCAGGCCCAGCTGGGGCCCCGTGCGGCGGCGCTCGGCGCCGTCGCGTACGCGGTCGACTGCGTGTCGGTGACCCCGACCGCCGCCGTCTCGGCCTGA
- a CDS encoding DUF1304 domain-containing protein → MIVLATVVVTLAAVLHVVIFFLESVAWTRPSVWRRFNVPGQAAADTLRPMAYNQGFYNLFLAVGAIIGLVLYGVGMRGPGLALILFAMASMAAAAVVLVTTGRGYLRPAIVQGVLPLAGIVLMLLS, encoded by the coding sequence ATGATCGTCCTCGCCACGGTCGTGGTCACCCTCGCGGCGGTGCTCCACGTCGTCATCTTCTTCCTCGAGAGCGTGGCGTGGACGCGTCCGTCGGTGTGGAGGCGCTTCAACGTCCCCGGTCAGGCCGCCGCGGACACCCTCCGGCCGATGGCGTACAACCAGGGGTTCTACAACCTGTTCCTCGCCGTCGGCGCGATCATCGGCCTGGTGCTCTACGGCGTCGGCATGCGCGGCCCGGGCCTCGCGCTCATCCTGTTCGCGATGGCGAGCATGGCCGCCGCCGCCGTGGTGCTGGTGACGACGGGGCGCGGCTACCTCCGCCCCGCCATCGTGCAGGGTGTGCTCCCGCTCGCCGGCATCGTGCTCATGCTGCTCAGCTGA
- the acuI gene encoding acrylyl-CoA reductase (NADPH) produces the protein MGDFRAIVIEQEIEGGRVTAHTAEVRRVADDFLMPGDVTVAVEYSDLNYKDGLAIAGRPGVARTSPLIPGIDLVGTVEASDDPRWRPGDRVVLNGDGIGEKHHGGLAERARVRGDALVRVPDSLTSAQAAAIGTAGFTAMLAVLALERHGLDPAEVRASGTSVLVTGAAGGVGSVAVALLAGLGYPVTASTGRAEEQGDYLTDLGAEAIIDREELADPGRPLQQQRWAAVVDSVGSHTLANALAQTRYGGVVAACGLAAGPDLPATVMPFILRAVTLVGINSVEAPAALRDTAWRRLGDSLDEEALAAMTSFLPLADAIPAAEDILAGRLRGRTVIDVRA, from the coding sequence ATGGGCGACTTCCGGGCGATTGTCATCGAGCAGGAGATCGAGGGAGGGCGGGTCACCGCCCACACAGCCGAGGTCAGGAGGGTCGCCGACGACTTCCTGATGCCGGGCGATGTCACCGTCGCGGTCGAATACTCAGATCTCAACTACAAGGACGGCCTCGCGATCGCCGGGCGTCCCGGCGTGGCCCGCACCTCGCCGCTCATCCCCGGGATCGACCTGGTCGGCACCGTCGAGGCCTCGGACGACCCGCGGTGGCGTCCCGGCGACCGCGTCGTGCTCAACGGGGACGGCATCGGCGAGAAGCACCACGGCGGCCTGGCCGAGCGGGCCCGGGTCCGCGGCGACGCCCTCGTCCGGGTGCCGGACTCGCTGACCAGTGCGCAGGCGGCGGCGATCGGGACCGCCGGGTTCACGGCCATGCTCGCCGTCCTCGCGCTGGAACGCCACGGGCTCGACCCTGCGGAGGTGCGCGCCAGCGGCACCAGCGTGCTCGTCACGGGTGCCGCCGGCGGCGTCGGGTCGGTAGCCGTCGCCCTCCTGGCGGGCCTCGGGTACCCGGTCACCGCCTCCACCGGTCGCGCGGAGGAGCAGGGCGACTACCTGACGGACCTCGGCGCCGAGGCGATCATCGATCGGGAGGAGCTCGCCGACCCGGGCCGGCCCCTCCAGCAGCAGCGCTGGGCGGCCGTGGTCGACTCCGTCGGCAGCCACACCCTCGCGAACGCGCTGGCGCAGACCCGGTACGGCGGCGTGGTCGCCGCCTGCGGTCTCGCGGCCGGCCCCGACCTCCCGGCCACCGTGATGCCGTTCATCCTGCGGGCCGTCACACTCGTCGGGATCAACTCCGTGGAGGCGCCGGCCGCCCTGCGCGACACGGCCTGGCGCCGGCTGGGCGACTCGCTCGACGAGGAGGCGCTCGCCGCGATGACCTCGTTCCTCCCGTTGGCGGACGCGATCCCCGCGGCGGAGGACATCCTGGCGGGACGGCTGCGCGGCCGGACCGTGATCGATGTGCGCGCCTGA
- a CDS encoding isocitrate lyase/PEP mutase family protein, giving the protein MTDIRERGAELRRLHEAPELLQVVNVWDAISARVVAQVPETRALATASHSIAATLGYPDGERIPLDLMLDMVGRIVAVTDLPVSADLEAGYGDAGETIRRAIDVGVVGANLEDQMKPFDEAVAAVRAAVSAAAAEGVPFALNARTDVFLRDAFPTDDEKIEEAVRRGRAFLDEGATCVFVPGRLDERTVQRLVGGLGERRLSVIAVPGSLPPARLQELGVARVSYGPWTQRVALTALLETAHALYAGGSLPEGTQVLT; this is encoded by the coding sequence ATGACGGACATCCGCGAGCGCGGCGCCGAGCTCCGGCGCCTCCACGAAGCCCCCGAACTCCTGCAGGTCGTCAACGTCTGGGACGCGATCAGCGCCCGCGTCGTCGCGCAGGTTCCCGAGACCCGCGCGCTCGCCACGGCGAGCCACTCCATCGCCGCGACGCTCGGCTACCCCGACGGGGAGCGCATCCCGCTCGACCTGATGCTCGACATGGTGGGTCGCATCGTCGCCGTCACGGACCTCCCGGTCAGCGCCGACCTCGAGGCCGGCTACGGCGACGCCGGCGAGACCATCCGGCGCGCGATCGACGTGGGCGTCGTCGGCGCGAACCTCGAGGACCAGATGAAGCCCTTCGACGAGGCCGTCGCCGCCGTGCGTGCCGCTGTCTCGGCCGCCGCCGCCGAGGGCGTCCCCTTCGCGCTCAACGCTCGGACCGACGTCTTCCTGCGCGACGCGTTCCCCACCGACGACGAGAAGATCGAGGAGGCGGTGCGCCGCGGCCGCGCCTTCCTCGACGAGGGCGCCACCTGCGTGTTCGTGCCCGGCAGGCTCGACGAGCGGACGGTGCAGCGGCTGGTCGGAGGCCTCGGCGAGCGCCGGCTCAGCGTCATCGCCGTCCCCGGGTCCCTCCCGCCGGCGCGCCTCCAGGAGCTCGGCGTCGCTCGGGTCTCGTACGGGCCGTGGACGCAGCGGGTGGCGCTCACGGCACTGCTCGAGACGGCACACGCACTGTACGCCGGGGGGAGCCTCCCCGAGGGGACGCAGGTGCTGACCTGA
- a CDS encoding LssY C-terminal domain-containing protein, producing the protein MSETNGPVDVPKTRSAKARRVPISAVVDYAFFVFGGIAAIWLAWLVITESFSWGWFLVLFFLLFWVLLAYLVLPRLHRILTEIYVPDYFIGRARTSDGLLGDPINLAAVGTEAQLDKAMREAGWTRADAITLRTSWLIIASTLLRRSYDEAPVSPLFLFGRQQDVAYQQEVEGNPAKRHHVRFWRCPDGWLLPGGHGVDWLAAGTFDRSVGFSLFTLQITHKIDANTDVERDHVVATLKHADVGVDVSTIKDFSTGYHARNGGGDSIETDGDLPIIDLSAVSTDARADAVAEDAVARRIALAERRPVPTALGVLLMFLRVIAGVVYLALTVSDWNGFVSSQLAESTTTLDPREQTLAAVALAVVMALFGAGLVIYSLLALLILFGSNWARVAAMSYSTFLIVLTAIDFFDGGKQVSLRNNLLGLPLDILVVIALSAQSASLWARRPRAYSGRRGERLLNPAAVAAVRAPADDTTLS; encoded by the coding sequence ATGTCCGAGACGAACGGGCCCGTCGACGTCCCGAAGACGCGGTCGGCGAAGGCGCGGAGGGTGCCGATCAGCGCCGTCGTCGACTACGCCTTCTTCGTCTTCGGGGGGATCGCCGCCATCTGGCTCGCGTGGCTGGTGATCACCGAGAGCTTCTCGTGGGGCTGGTTCCTCGTCCTGTTCTTCCTGCTGTTCTGGGTGCTGCTCGCCTATCTGGTGCTCCCGCGCCTCCACCGGATCCTCACCGAGATCTACGTGCCCGATTACTTCATCGGGCGCGCGCGGACCAGCGACGGCCTGCTCGGCGACCCGATCAACCTGGCGGCCGTGGGGACGGAGGCGCAACTCGACAAGGCCATGAGGGAGGCGGGCTGGACCCGGGCGGATGCCATCACGCTCCGCACCAGCTGGCTCATCATCGCCTCCACGCTGCTCCGCCGCAGCTACGACGAGGCCCCCGTCAGCCCGCTGTTCCTGTTCGGCCGCCAGCAGGACGTCGCCTACCAGCAGGAGGTGGAGGGGAACCCGGCGAAGCGGCACCACGTCCGCTTCTGGCGCTGCCCCGACGGCTGGCTGCTGCCCGGTGGCCACGGGGTCGACTGGCTCGCGGCCGGCACCTTCGACCGTTCCGTCGGCTTCTCGCTGTTCACGCTGCAGATCACCCACAAGATCGACGCGAACACCGATGTCGAGCGGGACCACGTCGTCGCGACGCTGAAGCACGCCGACGTCGGTGTCGACGTCTCGACCATCAAGGACTTCTCGACCGGCTACCACGCGCGCAACGGGGGAGGCGACAGCATCGAGACGGACGGCGACCTGCCGATCATCGACCTGAGCGCCGTGTCGACGGACGCGCGAGCCGACGCCGTCGCCGAGGACGCCGTTGCGCGCCGGATCGCCCTCGCGGAGCGCCGGCCGGTCCCGACCGCGCTCGGCGTCCTTCTGATGTTCCTCCGGGTCATCGCGGGCGTGGTCTATCTCGCCCTGACGGTTTCCGACTGGAACGGATTCGTGAGCAGCCAGCTCGCCGAATCGACGACGACGCTCGACCCCCGGGAGCAGACGCTGGCGGCCGTAGCGCTCGCGGTGGTCATGGCCCTGTTCGGTGCGGGGCTGGTCATCTACTCCCTCCTGGCGCTGCTCATTCTCTTCGGCAGCAACTGGGCCCGCGTGGCCGCGATGTCGTACAGCACCTTCCTGATCGTGCTGACGGCGATCGACTTCTTCGACGGCGGGAAGCAGGTCTCGCTGCGGAACAACCTCCTCGGGCTGCCGCTCGACATCCTCGTCGTGATCGCGCTGTCCGCGCAGAGCGCCAGCCTGTGGGCGCGCCGGCCGCGCGCCTACTCGGGCAGGCGCGGAGAGCGCCTCCTCAACCCCGCGGCGGTCGCGGCGGTCCGGGCGCCCGCGGACGACACCACGCTGAGCTGA
- a CDS encoding cation:proton antiporter: protein MDPVITIVWIVSFVLVTVVVTGLSRRVGWSAPVVLVAVGAAASFIPGVPEVQLEPELVLYGLLPPLLFAAAIQTSIVDVRARRDGILLLSVGLVAFTVLVVGFATWLVVPAITVAAAFAFGAVVAPTDTVAVTAVAGRVHLPRRLVTLLEGESLLNDATALVALNASIAAIVSVVNPWSIAGDFVLAVVVGSGVGLAVAWIVAQVRKRLRSPVLDTSLALITPYLAFIPSQFLHGSGVLAVVSAGLYLGFRSPTIQTAEARIAETINWRTVSFLLENAVFLFIGLELRTILSGAFTSGITVPQTIGISVVVLIALVLARFAWMVMTTALYRYGPERLRERRWSWPTGIAVSFAGIRGVVTLAAAFLLPASTPHREFLQFLAFVVVVATLLEGLALPWVIRRLRLPPPDFAQEASEMQRLLAEAQSAGLEHLESKVTGDEDERVIERLRINAVFLSEALENPTPEDHEDAPIEYQRLRRSMISAEREAVLAARAEGRYQEPAVRSVLAFLDAEEAALKSSGPGGRKSMM from the coding sequence ATGGATCCGGTCATCACCATCGTCTGGATCGTGTCGTTCGTCCTGGTCACGGTCGTCGTCACCGGCCTGTCGCGGCGGGTGGGCTGGTCGGCTCCGGTCGTGCTGGTCGCGGTCGGGGCGGCCGCCTCCTTCATCCCGGGCGTCCCGGAGGTGCAGCTGGAGCCGGAACTGGTGCTGTACGGCCTGCTCCCTCCGCTGCTCTTCGCCGCCGCGATCCAGACCTCGATCGTCGACGTCCGGGCGAGGCGTGACGGCATCCTCCTCCTCTCGGTCGGTCTCGTCGCCTTCACCGTGCTGGTCGTCGGCTTCGCGACGTGGCTGGTCGTCCCCGCGATCACGGTGGCGGCGGCCTTCGCCTTCGGGGCCGTGGTCGCGCCGACCGACACCGTGGCCGTGACGGCGGTCGCCGGCCGCGTGCATCTCCCCCGACGCCTCGTGACCCTGCTGGAGGGCGAGAGCCTGCTCAACGACGCGACCGCGCTGGTGGCGCTGAACGCGAGCATCGCGGCCATCGTCAGCGTCGTCAACCCGTGGTCGATCGCCGGCGACTTCGTCCTGGCGGTCGTCGTCGGCTCCGGCGTCGGGCTCGCCGTCGCGTGGATCGTCGCGCAGGTCCGGAAGCGGCTGCGCTCGCCCGTGCTCGACACCTCCCTCGCCCTCATCACGCCGTACCTCGCCTTCATCCCCTCGCAGTTCCTCCACGGCTCGGGGGTGCTCGCGGTCGTCTCGGCCGGTCTCTACCTGGGTTTCCGCTCGCCGACGATCCAGACGGCGGAGGCGCGCATCGCCGAGACGATCAACTGGCGCACGGTCAGCTTCCTGCTCGAGAACGCCGTGTTCCTCTTCATCGGCCTCGAGCTGAGGACGATCCTCTCCGGTGCGTTCACCTCCGGCATCACCGTTCCGCAGACCATCGGGATCAGCGTCGTGGTGCTCATCGCACTCGTGCTCGCACGGTTCGCCTGGATGGTGATGACCACGGCCCTGTACCGGTACGGGCCCGAGCGGCTGCGCGAGCGCCGCTGGTCCTGGCCGACCGGCATCGCCGTCTCGTTCGCCGGGATCCGCGGGGTGGTCACCCTGGCCGCGGCCTTCCTCCTGCCGGCGTCGACGCCGCACCGGGAGTTCCTGCAGTTCCTCGCCTTCGTGGTCGTCGTCGCGACCCTGCTCGAGGGGCTCGCCCTGCCCTGGGTGATCCGCCGGCTGCGGCTGCCGCCTCCCGACTTCGCGCAGGAGGCCAGCGAGATGCAGCGCCTGCTCGCCGAAGCCCAGTCGGCGGGGCTGGAGCACCTCGAGTCGAAGGTCACCGGCGACGAGGACGAGCGCGTCATCGAACGCCTCCGCATCAACGCCGTGTTCCTGTCGGAGGCCCTCGAGAACCCCACGCCCGAGGACCACGAGGACGCCCCGATCGAGTACCAGCGGCTGCGGCGGTCCATGATCTCGGCCGAGCGGGAGGCGGTGCTCGCGGCCCGGGCCGAGGGCCGCTACCAGGAGCCCGCCGTCCGCTCGGTGCTCGCCTTCCTCGACGCCGAGGAGGCGGCGCTGAAGTCCTCCGGTCCGGGTGGCCGCAAGTCGATGATGTGA
- the trhO gene encoding oxygen-dependent tRNA uridine(34) hydroxylase TrhO — translation MAVPKVLLFYAFTPLSDPEAVRLWQRELCEGLGLRGRILLSPHGINGTLGGELAAVKRYVRRTREYPGFRELDVKWSEGTGLDEEGRSVDFPKLSVKVRDEIVSFGAPDELEVDDGGVVGGGTRLAPDDLHRLLSERDDVVLFDGRNRFEAEIGRFRGAVVPDVSTTRDFVAELDSGRYDHLKDKPVVTYCTGGIRCEVLSGLMRSRGFGEVYQLDGGIVRYGERFGDAGLWEGSLYVFDGRGSVSFSGTPATIGHCAVCGDATSRMRNCADPSCREQLVVCEACGGTVCERHAGSIAAAAPLRPS, via the coding sequence ATGGCCGTGCCGAAGGTTCTCCTCTTCTATGCGTTCACCCCGCTGAGCGACCCGGAGGCCGTCCGGCTCTGGCAGCGAGAGCTCTGCGAGGGCCTCGGCCTCCGCGGCCGGATCCTCCTCTCGCCGCACGGCATCAATGGCACGCTGGGCGGCGAGCTCGCCGCAGTGAAGCGGTACGTCCGCCGGACCAGGGAGTACCCGGGCTTCCGGGAACTCGACGTGAAGTGGAGCGAGGGCACCGGGCTCGACGAGGAGGGACGCAGCGTCGACTTCCCGAAGCTGTCGGTGAAGGTGCGCGACGAGATCGTCTCGTTCGGCGCCCCCGACGAGCTCGAGGTCGACGACGGCGGCGTCGTCGGCGGGGGCACGCGCCTCGCCCCCGACGACCTCCACCGGCTCCTCTCCGAGCGCGACGACGTCGTCCTGTTCGACGGCCGCAACCGCTTCGAGGCGGAGATCGGACGGTTCCGCGGAGCCGTCGTGCCGGACGTCTCCACCACGCGCGACTTCGTCGCCGAACTCGACAGCGGGCGCTACGACCACCTGAAGGACAAGCCCGTCGTCACCTACTGCACGGGCGGCATCCGGTGCGAAGTGCTATCGGGTCTCATGCGGAGCCGCGGCTTCGGCGAGGTCTACCAGCTCGACGGCGGGATCGTCCGCTACGGCGAGCGCTTCGGCGACGCGGGCCTGTGGGAGGGGTCGCTGTACGTGTTCGACGGCCGCGGCTCGGTGTCCTTCAGCGGCACCCCCGCGACGATCGGGCACTGCGCGGTCTGCGGCGACGCGACGAGCCGGATGCGGAACTGCGCCGATCCGAGCTGTCGCGAGCAGCTCGTCGTGTGCGAGGCGTGCGGCGGGACCGTCTGTGAGCGTCACGCCGGAAGCATTGCTGCCGCTGCGCCGTTGCGACCATCATGA
- a CDS encoding polyprenol monophosphomannose synthase: MRTLVIIPTYNERENIGPIVGRLRASVPEADVLIVDDGSPDGTGELADALAATDGNVFVLHRTAKEGLGAAYREGIRWALDAGYDAVVEMDADGSHQPEQLPRLLDAVRGHDAADPTAGADLVLGSRWVPGGSVVNWPASRRLISRGGSTYSRLMLGVPIRDITGGYRVFTAEALRRIRFEQTESQGYCFQIDMARRAYEAGLAVAEVPITFVERERGSSKMSSGIVVEAMARVTLWGITGLPHRFRHREPVQVVSEPAQGA; encoded by the coding sequence TTGCGAACCCTGGTCATCATCCCCACCTACAACGAGCGGGAGAACATCGGCCCGATCGTGGGACGGCTGCGTGCGTCGGTGCCCGAGGCCGATGTGTTGATCGTGGATGACGGGTCGCCGGATGGGACCGGTGAGCTGGCGGATGCGCTCGCGGCGACCGACGGGAACGTGTTCGTCCTGCATCGCACGGCGAAGGAGGGGCTCGGCGCCGCGTACCGGGAGGGGATCCGCTGGGCGCTCGATGCCGGGTACGACGCCGTGGTCGAGATGGACGCGGATGGTTCGCACCAGCCCGAGCAGCTGCCGCGGCTGCTGGACGCGGTCCGCGGTCACGATGCGGCAGACCCGACGGCCGGCGCGGATCTGGTCCTGGGCTCCCGATGGGTGCCGGGCGGCAGCGTGGTCAACTGGCCGGCGTCGCGGCGACTGATCTCGCGTGGCGGGAGCACCTACTCGCGGCTGATGCTCGGCGTGCCGATCCGGGACATCACCGGAGGGTACCGGGTGTTCACCGCCGAGGCGCTGCGCCGGATCCGGTTCGAGCAGACCGAGAGCCAGGGGTACTGCTTCCAGATCGACATGGCCCGCCGTGCCTATGAGGCCGGTCTTGCGGTCGCGGAGGTGCCGATCACGTTCGTCGAGCGCGAGCGCGGCTCCTCCAAGATGAGCAGCGGAATCGTCGTGGAGGCGATGGCCCGGGTGACCCTGTGGGGCATCACCGGGCTGCCGCACCGGTTCCGCCACCGCGAACCCGTCCAGGTGGTGAGCGAGCCGGCACAGGGGGCGTAG
- a CDS encoding YbhB/YbcL family Raf kinase inhibitor-like protein translates to MSEDPLARFGAVPQFTLTSDDVADDRPLSREQWGAGGGGGDISPQLSWSGFPAETKSFAVTIHDPDAPTGSGFWHWAVYNIPASVTSLPANAGAEGGANLPQGAAMLSNELGSKSFTGAGPPPGTGTHHYHIVVHALDVDHLDLDPASTPAVLGFNAHFHTLARAVLTPVATAGDI, encoded by the coding sequence ATGAGCGAAGACCCCCTGGCGCGCTTCGGCGCCGTGCCCCAGTTCACCCTGACCAGCGACGACGTCGCCGACGACCGTCCGCTCTCCCGCGAGCAGTGGGGAGCCGGCGGCGGTGGCGGCGACATCTCGCCCCAGCTGTCGTGGAGCGGCTTCCCGGCTGAGACGAAGAGCTTCGCCGTGACCATCCACGACCCCGACGCCCCGACCGGTTCCGGCTTCTGGCACTGGGCCGTCTACAACATCCCGGCGTCGGTCACCTCGCTGCCCGCGAACGCCGGTGCCGAGGGAGGCGCGAACCTCCCGCAGGGCGCCGCGATGCTGTCGAACGAGCTCGGCTCGAAGAGCTTCACCGGAGCCGGCCCTCCTCCCGGGACGGGCACGCACCACTACCACATCGTCGTGCACGCCCTCGATGTGGACCACCTCGACCTCGACCCGGCGTCGACGCCCGCGGTGCTCGGCTTCAACGCGCACTTCCACACGCTCGCCCGTGCCGTGCTCACACCGGTGGCGACGGCCGGCGACATCTGA